From the genome of Halobellus litoreus, one region includes:
- a CDS encoding sulfite exporter TauE/SafE family protein — translation MVTLTWTLVAAVTLVVVVAGATNGLAGFGFAVVGTMALATVIDPATSVVFMIVPILAVNVSLVRDLSPRELRTCSRRFWPLIAAALVGTVVGMAVLESLPEAPLRVGLGILSLGFVLVAQQRVPLPAWLTLSDSEVGQTPLAMAVVGGVSGLLFGGTNVGVQLIAYLRSFDLSHGLFVGVVALVFLGLNGIRVAIAAAFGLYPSAAVAGASLLAVVPAVAGVAVGKRLRSAVGERPRRALVLGLLTLVGVRLVTGGLGIA, via the coding sequence ATGGTAACGCTCACGTGGACGCTGGTCGCGGCGGTGACGCTCGTCGTCGTCGTCGCCGGAGCCACGAACGGCCTGGCCGGGTTCGGGTTCGCCGTCGTCGGCACGATGGCGCTCGCGACCGTGATCGATCCGGCGACGTCCGTCGTGTTCATGATCGTCCCGATCCTCGCGGTCAACGTCTCGCTGGTGCGCGACCTCTCCCCGCGGGAGCTACGGACCTGCAGTCGCCGCTTCTGGCCGCTGATCGCTGCCGCGCTGGTCGGAACCGTCGTCGGGATGGCCGTCCTCGAGAGCCTGCCCGAGGCACCGCTCCGCGTCGGCCTCGGGATCCTCTCGCTGGGGTTCGTGCTCGTCGCCCAACAGCGGGTCCCGCTCCCGGCGTGGTTGACCCTCAGCGACAGCGAGGTCGGGCAGACGCCGCTGGCGATGGCCGTCGTCGGCGGCGTCTCGGGCCTCCTGTTCGGCGGCACCAACGTCGGCGTGCAACTGATCGCGTACCTCCGGAGCTTCGATCTCTCGCACGGCCTGTTCGTCGGCGTCGTCGCGCTGGTGTTCCTCGGACTGAACGGGATTCGGGTCGCTATCGCGGCCGCCTTCGGACTCTACCCGAGCGCGGCCGTCGCCGGCGCCTCCCTCCTCGCGGTCGTTCCCGCCGTCGCGGGCGTCGCAGTCGGCAAGCGCCTCCGATCGGCGGTCGGCGAGCGCCCCCGACGGGCCCTCGTGCTCGGACTGCTGACCCTCGTGGGCGTTCGTCTCGTCACTGGGGGACTCGGCATCGCGTGA
- a CDS encoding dihydrolipoyl dehydrogenase has product MQEFDFLVIGSGSGLDVANVAANQGQSVAVVEKGPLGGTCLNRGCIPSKHLLYHADVLETIERADEFHIDATVDGVGFADIVREVNEEVEADSESIRSGLRSSSQHELFEGEGRFVDDRTVEVSGGEDDGARLRADTVLIAAGTRPSVPPIDGIDDVEFLTSTEALQLETPPEHLVIVGGGYIAAELGHFFGTFGSEVTVVGRRPNLLPEADAEVAEAFTERYADRFTVHTGHAATAVSEDDGYVTVEARPYQYGDDGGIVEDADPVMVTGDELLVAAGRVPNTDTLNLDAACVETDARGFVETDEYLRTTAEGVWALGDIVGEYLLKHSANHEARAVARNVFGNEPEPVDYSAMPFAVFASPEVAGVGASESDLRAAEREYATNTYRYGDTARGDAMKAEGFVKVLIDLEGEILGCHVIGPEASSLIQEVVVAMKSGSGTVRDVREAVHVHPALPEVVQRAFSGQFTRGGGGHRHDH; this is encoded by the coding sequence ATGCAGGAGTTCGACTTTCTGGTCATCGGTTCTGGTTCTGGACTCGACGTGGCGAACGTCGCGGCCAATCAGGGACAGTCCGTCGCCGTCGTCGAGAAGGGACCGCTCGGCGGAACGTGTCTCAACCGGGGCTGCATCCCCTCGAAGCACCTGCTGTACCACGCGGACGTCCTCGAGACGATCGAGCGCGCCGACGAGTTCCACATCGACGCGACCGTCGACGGCGTCGGCTTCGCCGACATCGTCCGCGAGGTGAACGAGGAGGTCGAGGCCGACTCCGAGTCCATCCGCAGCGGCCTTCGCTCGTCGTCGCAGCACGAACTGTTCGAGGGCGAGGGGCGGTTCGTCGACGACCGGACCGTCGAGGTGTCGGGCGGGGAAGACGACGGGGCGCGCCTCCGCGCGGACACCGTCCTGATCGCCGCCGGCACCCGTCCGTCGGTCCCGCCCATTGACGGCATCGACGACGTGGAGTTCCTGACCAGTACCGAGGCCCTGCAACTGGAGACGCCGCCCGAGCACCTGGTGATCGTCGGCGGCGGGTACATCGCGGCCGAACTCGGGCACTTCTTCGGGACGTTCGGGAGCGAGGTGACGGTCGTCGGTCGCCGCCCGAACCTCCTGCCCGAGGCCGACGCGGAGGTCGCCGAGGCGTTCACCGAACGCTACGCCGATCGCTTCACCGTTCACACGGGCCACGCCGCCACCGCTGTCTCGGAAGATGACGGATACGTGACCGTCGAGGCGCGGCCGTACCAGTACGGCGACGACGGCGGCATCGTCGAAGACGCGGATCCCGTGATGGTGACCGGCGACGAACTGCTCGTCGCCGCGGGGCGGGTGCCCAACACCGACACGCTGAACCTCGACGCGGCCTGCGTCGAGACGGACGCGCGGGGGTTCGTCGAGACCGACGAGTACCTGCGAACGACCGCCGAGGGCGTGTGGGCGCTCGGCGACATCGTCGGCGAGTACCTGCTCAAACACAGCGCCAACCACGAGGCGCGGGCCGTCGCGCGAAACGTCTTCGGCAACGAGCCGGAACCGGTCGATTACAGCGCGATGCCGTTCGCCGTCTTCGCGTCGCCGGAAGTCGCGGGCGTCGGTGCCTCGGAGAGCGACCTCCGCGCCGCCGAGCGCGAGTACGCGACGAACACCTACCGCTACGGGGACACCGCCCGCGGCGACGCGATGAAGGCCGAGGGGTTCGTGAAGGTGCTGATCGACCTGGAGGGCGAGATTCTGGGCTGTCACGTCATCGGTCCGGAGGCGTCCTCGCTGATCCAGGAGGTCGTCGTCGCGATGAAATCCGGATCGGGGACCGTCCGGGACGTCCGCGAGGCCGTCCACGTCCACCCGGCGTTACCGGAGGTCGTCCAGCGGGCGTTCTCCGGGCAGTTCACCCGCGGTGGCGGCGGACACCGACACGACCACTGA
- a CDS encoding glutamate synthase-related protein, with translation MSRPAADDPRRVATWSELADREPTHARVEGVDLVVIRYDGEVSVLYGRCLHRGVLLGDGRVDGHNLICGVHGWDYRVDTGISEYDNSEVLAKFTAWVDEDEDVVFVDGSEVAEWAEDNPQPYDEPEAADSAANPEFYGDPDEDADPHTHYIQKLAQRGAEGIGEHGSVSAMGVPRSELPSWDDLQILTAQLARTPLDDEAPVDTELVIGPSAENPLELDIPIFVSDMSFGALSEEAKIAISKGAERAGTGVCSGEGGMLPEEQAANSRYFYEYATGKFGWDLDLVERVQAFHFKAGQGAKTGTGGHLPGEKVQGRIAEVRDLEPGTDAVSPSRFDDLRTPEDFAAMADRVREVGGGIPVGFKLSAQHVEDDIDFALDAGADYVILDGRGGGTGAAPDVFKNNISVPTMAALARARRHLDARGRSDVTLIATGGLRTESDFIKAMALGADGVAVANSAMQAIGCLGMRACDSNNCPVGIATQREDLRNRVVIDSAAEGLQNFFEATVSLMKVMARACGHDSLSGFERRDLTTWKEEIADLTGVEYAGVGR, from the coding sequence ATGAGCCGGCCGGCCGCAGACGATCCCCGACGCGTCGCGACGTGGAGCGAGCTGGCCGACCGGGAACCGACACACGCGCGGGTCGAGGGCGTCGACCTCGTCGTCATCCGGTACGACGGGGAGGTCTCGGTCCTCTACGGTCGGTGTCTCCACCGCGGGGTGTTGCTCGGCGACGGCCGCGTCGACGGGCACAACCTCATCTGCGGCGTTCACGGGTGGGACTACCGCGTCGACACGGGCATCAGCGAGTACGACAACTCGGAGGTTCTCGCGAAGTTCACCGCGTGGGTCGACGAGGACGAGGACGTCGTGTTCGTCGACGGGAGCGAGGTCGCCGAGTGGGCCGAGGACAACCCGCAGCCATACGACGAGCCCGAAGCGGCCGACAGCGCGGCGAACCCCGAGTTCTACGGCGATCCCGACGAAGACGCGGATCCCCACACCCACTACATCCAGAAGCTCGCCCAGCGGGGCGCGGAGGGAATCGGTGAGCACGGGAGCGTCTCGGCGATGGGCGTCCCACGATCCGAACTGCCCAGCTGGGACGACCTGCAGATACTGACGGCGCAGCTCGCCCGCACCCCGCTCGACGACGAGGCGCCCGTCGACACGGAACTGGTGATCGGACCGAGCGCCGAGAACCCGCTGGAACTCGACATCCCGATCTTCGTCAGCGATATGAGCTTCGGTGCGCTCAGCGAGGAGGCCAAGATCGCAATCTCGAAGGGGGCCGAACGGGCGGGGACCGGCGTCTGCTCCGGCGAGGGTGGGATGCTTCCCGAGGAGCAGGCGGCCAACTCGCGGTACTTCTACGAGTACGCGACCGGGAAGTTCGGCTGGGACCTCGACCTCGTCGAACGTGTGCAGGCGTTCCACTTCAAGGCCGGCCAGGGGGCGAAGACCGGGACCGGCGGCCACCTCCCGGGCGAGAAGGTGCAGGGTCGTATCGCGGAGGTCCGCGACCTCGAACCCGGGACGGACGCGGTGAGTCCCTCGCGGTTCGACGACCTGCGAACGCCCGAAGACTTCGCCGCGATGGCCGACCGCGTCCGCGAGGTCGGCGGCGGGATCCCCGTCGGGTTCAAGCTCTCCGCCCAGCACGTCGAGGACGACATCGACTTCGCGCTCGACGCCGGCGCGGACTACGTCATCCTGGACGGACGGGGCGGCGGGACCGGTGCGGCGCCGGACGTGTTCAAGAACAACATCTCCGTGCCGACGATGGCAGCGCTGGCTCGCGCCCGGCGGCACCTCGACGCGCGCGGTCGCTCCGACGTGACGCTCATCGCGACGGGCGGCCTCCGCACGGAGTCGGATTTCATCAAGGCGATGGCGCTCGGCGCCGACGGCGTCGCAGTCGCCAACTCCGCGATGCAGGCGATCGGCTGTCTCGGGATGCGGGCCTGCGACTCGAACAACTGCCCAGTCGGGATCGCGACCCAGCGGGAGGACCTCCGGAACCGGGTCGTGATCGATTCCGCCGCCGAGGGCCTGCAGAACTTCTTCGAGGCGACGGTTTCGTTGATGAAGGTGATGGCCAGAGCCTGCGGACACGACAGCCTCTCGGGATTCGAGCGCCGCGATCTGACGACCTGGAAGGAGGAGATCGCCGATCTGACCGGCGTCGAGTACGCGGGGGTCGGCCGATGA
- a CDS encoding NAD(P)/FAD-dependent oxidoreductase — MTEDLPTEEYEVVVVGGGPAGQTAALYSTRLGHQTALVDRGGGRAAMMQEVHNLIGVREETSGNEFLGVGKEQLEEYGCDLHRDMLTSCHRTEDDAVELCGNSANYRAQYVVLATGFNDVRPEPPLPRTGRGLHYCLHCDAHMFVDESVYVMGHSESAAHVAAIMLNFTDEVDLLTRGDDPEWSDETDQMLRNHPIDVIHEDVSGVQNGEDGWLKALEFEDGSVREYKGGFAMYGAEYNNGLARELGCDRNDDGTVAVDDHGQTSVEEVYAVGDLTPGHNQVPIALADGAKAGISIHFGLRDFPRDPDVVEEAGPVRSEEVPGIPDDLLEQAVDFHTYD; from the coding sequence ATGACGGAGGACCTCCCTACCGAGGAGTACGAAGTCGTCGTCGTCGGCGGTGGGCCGGCCGGACAGACCGCGGCGCTCTACAGCACCCGTCTCGGACACCAGACGGCGCTGGTCGACCGCGGCGGCGGACGCGCCGCGATGATGCAAGAGGTGCACAACCTCATCGGGGTTCGAGAGGAGACGAGCGGGAACGAGTTCCTCGGCGTCGGGAAGGAACAGCTCGAGGAGTACGGCTGTGACCTCCACCGAGATATGCTCACCTCCTGTCACCGGACCGAGGACGACGCGGTCGAGCTGTGCGGAAACAGTGCAAACTACCGGGCGCAGTACGTCGTGCTCGCGACGGGGTTCAACGACGTGCGGCCGGAGCCGCCGCTCCCCCGGACCGGCCGCGGTCTCCACTACTGTCTGCACTGCGACGCCCATATGTTCGTCGACGAGTCGGTGTACGTGATGGGCCACTCCGAGAGTGCGGCCCACGTCGCCGCGATTATGCTGAACTTCACCGACGAGGTCGACCTGCTCACCCGCGGGGACGACCCCGAGTGGAGCGACGAGACGGATCAGATGTTGAGAAACCACCCCATCGACGTGATTCACGAGGACGTTTCCGGCGTGCAGAACGGCGAGGACGGCTGGCTGAAGGCCCTGGAGTTCGAGGACGGGTCGGTCCGCGAGTACAAGGGCGGGTTCGCGATGTACGGCGCGGAGTACAACAACGGCCTCGCGCGAGAACTCGGCTGCGACCGCAACGACGACGGCACCGTCGCCGTCGACGACCACGGACAGACCTCCGTCGAGGAGGTGTACGCGGTCGGCGACCTGACGCCCGGGCACAACCAGGTCCCGATCGCCCTGGCGGACGGCGCGAAGGCCGGCATCTCGATCCACTTCGGGCTCCGGGACTTCCCCCGGGACCCGGACGTCGTCGAGGAGGCGGGGCCGGTCCGCTCCGAGGAGGTCCCAGGAATACCCGACGACTTGCTCGAACAGGCGGTCGACTTCCACACTTACGACTGA
- a CDS encoding two-component system sensor histidine kinase NtrB, translating to MPRDNDRSGSATPSADRSNTALGERYRKLFRHSNDAIMIVDFAAEEIVEVNPASCELLGYAEETLLGMDPAAIHPDDIDRVRDQFISEVRESGSGWTDDLSCLTRDGERVPTEISGAVLDDGGSPTRMVAILRDVSERVEHRRQLEEKIDRLEQFAQVLSHDLRNPISVVDGHLDLARETGDPKHFEAAQDAVDRMDELVDELLALVREGDAVGAQEPVALEDVSRRAWRSVSAGEATLHCETTLTFSADPSRLQELLENLFRNAVQHCESGVNLTVEPIESPDAVGFYVADDGPGIGTEQTERLFEWGYTSEESGTGFGLAIVEQIADGHGWDVAVTDSDDGGTRFEFTGLTVSSETT from the coding sequence ATGCCACGAGATAACGATCGCTCCGGGTCGGCAACGCCCTCCGCCGATCGGTCGAACACCGCTCTCGGGGAGCGATACCGGAAGCTCTTCCGGCACAGTAACGATGCGATTATGATCGTCGATTTCGCCGCCGAGGAGATCGTGGAAGTCAATCCCGCGTCGTGTGAGTTGCTGGGATACGCCGAGGAGACGCTTCTGGGGATGGATCCCGCGGCCATCCATCCGGACGACATCGACCGCGTCCGTGACCAGTTCATCTCGGAGGTCAGAGAGTCCGGGTCGGGGTGGACGGACGACCTGTCGTGTCTCACCAGGGACGGCGAGCGGGTCCCCACCGAGATCTCGGGCGCGGTGCTCGACGACGGGGGGTCGCCGACGCGGATGGTCGCCATCCTTCGGGACGTCTCCGAGCGAGTGGAACACCGGCGGCAACTCGAAGAGAAGATCGACAGACTCGAACAGTTCGCGCAGGTGCTCTCACACGACCTCCGGAACCCGATCTCTGTCGTCGACGGCCACCTCGACCTCGCACGCGAAACGGGTGATCCGAAGCACTTCGAGGCGGCGCAGGACGCCGTCGATCGGATGGACGAACTCGTCGACGAACTACTGGCGTTGGTGCGGGAGGGCGACGCTGTCGGCGCACAGGAGCCGGTCGCGCTGGAGGACGTGAGCCGTCGCGCGTGGCGGTCCGTCTCGGCCGGGGAGGCGACGCTTCACTGTGAGACGACGCTCACCTTCTCGGCGGACCCGTCCCGCCTGCAGGAGTTGCTGGAGAACCTCTTTCGGAACGCGGTCCAGCACTGCGAGTCCGGCGTGAATCTCACCGTCGAACCCATCGAATCGCCGGACGCGGTCGGATTCTACGTCGCCGACGACGGTCCGGGTATCGGGACCGAGCAGACCGAGCGACTGTTCGAGTGGGGATACACCTCCGAGGAGAGCGGTACCGGGTTCGGACTGGCGATCGTCGAACAGATCGCCGACGGCCACGGGTGGGACGTCGCCGTCACCGACAGCGACGACGGCGGGACGCGATTCGAGTTCACCGGCCTGACGGTGTCGTCGGAAACCACCTGA
- a CDS encoding thiamine pyrophosphate-binding protein, producing the protein MGSETSENGSDATVSWYKALSPDELPEGRVKAVSCGGETVAVTHYDGEYAALDNDCPHQGGPLGEGSIEAGCLRCPWHGWDFDPLTGETPGPHDDRVGTYPVEEREDGIYVGFPQEDPHERTVSDVIAETLVNWGVRHVWGIVGHSNLGLADALRREADRGTLSYYGVRHEGAGAFAASAYGKLTGRPAACFSIAGPGATNMLTGLWDANVDRSPTIALTGQVDSQVLGTGNFQEVDLEAAYGDVAEFEATVLPDSRHAELATRAAKTAILERGVSHLIFPDEIQTQPAAGVDAGDPEGRITDRDISPPEDALSDAVELLETAERPVIVVGHGARFEMDGIVELAERFDCPILTTFKAKGQVPDSHPLAAGVLGRSGTPIASHFMNESDLLAVFGASFSNHTGIAEYKPIIHVDYDAMTLGKFHSVDVPVWGEIGVTVGELRERLGDDLAAESQREELAERWEIWREEKATRRGEPPERGVNYATVFDAMSRVVPDDAIIPVDVGNNTYAFGRYFEPAGQAVLMSGYLGSIGFAFPAALGAWAATREPESRFSGRPVVSVSSDGGFGQYLSEFTTAVKYEMDLTHVLLNDDELGKISKEQRTGGWDVWQTDLVNPDFAAFAENCGGHGVRVKNEDDLEAALEEAIAYDGPALVEILTDSDPV; encoded by the coding sequence ATGGGTTCAGAGACCTCGGAGAACGGATCGGACGCGACCGTCAGCTGGTACAAGGCGCTCTCCCCTGACGAGCTGCCGGAAGGCCGAGTGAAAGCGGTCAGCTGCGGCGGGGAGACCGTCGCGGTGACCCACTACGACGGCGAGTACGCCGCGCTCGACAACGACTGCCCGCACCAGGGGGGCCCGCTGGGAGAGGGATCGATCGAGGCCGGGTGTCTCCGCTGTCCCTGGCACGGCTGGGACTTCGACCCGCTCACGGGGGAGACGCCCGGCCCGCACGACGACCGCGTCGGGACGTACCCGGTCGAGGAGCGGGAGGACGGCATCTACGTCGGATTCCCGCAAGAAGACCCCCACGAGCGAACGGTTTCGGACGTGATCGCCGAGACGCTCGTCAACTGGGGCGTCAGACACGTCTGGGGCATCGTCGGGCACTCGAACCTCGGCCTCGCCGACGCGCTGCGTCGAGAGGCCGACCGGGGGACCCTCTCGTACTACGGCGTCCGTCACGAGGGGGCGGGAGCGTTCGCCGCGTCCGCCTACGGGAAACTCACCGGTCGCCCCGCCGCCTGTTTCTCCATCGCCGGCCCCGGCGCGACGAATATGCTCACGGGGCTGTGGGACGCGAACGTCGACCGATCGCCGACGATCGCGCTCACCGGCCAGGTGGACTCGCAGGTGCTCGGTACCGGGAACTTCCAGGAAGTCGACCTCGAGGCCGCCTACGGCGACGTGGCCGAGTTCGAGGCGACCGTCCTGCCGGACAGCCGACACGCCGAACTCGCGACGCGGGCGGCGAAGACGGCGATCCTCGAACGGGGCGTCTCCCACCTGATCTTCCCCGACGAGATCCAGACGCAACCGGCGGCGGGCGTCGACGCCGGCGACCCAGAGGGGCGGATCACCGACCGGGACATCAGTCCCCCCGAAGACGCCCTCTCGGACGCGGTCGAACTGCTGGAGACCGCAGAGCGGCCGGTCATCGTCGTGGGGCACGGGGCCCGCTTCGAGATGGACGGGATCGTCGAACTCGCCGAGCGGTTCGACTGTCCGATACTGACGACGTTCAAGGCGAAGGGCCAGGTTCCAGATTCCCACCCCCTCGCCGCCGGGGTCCTCGGGCGGAGCGGGACGCCGATCGCGAGTCACTTCATGAACGAGTCGGACCTATTGGCGGTCTTCGGCGCGAGCTTCTCGAATCACACCGGCATCGCGGAGTACAAGCCGATCATCCACGTCGACTACGACGCGATGACGCTCGGGAAGTTTCACAGCGTCGACGTCCCGGTGTGGGGCGAGATCGGCGTCACCGTCGGTGAGCTCCGGGAGCGACTCGGCGACGACCTCGCCGCCGAGAGCCAGCGCGAGGAACTCGCAGAGCGGTGGGAAATCTGGCGCGAGGAGAAGGCGACGCGCCGGGGGGAACCGCCCGAGAGAGGCGTCAACTACGCCACCGTTTTCGACGCGATGAGTCGGGTCGTCCCCGACGACGCCATCATCCCCGTCGACGTGGGGAACAACACCTACGCGTTCGGTCGGTACTTCGAACCGGCGGGGCAGGCGGTGTTGATGTCCGGTTACCTCGGCTCGATCGGGTTCGCGTTCCCGGCGGCGCTGGGCGCGTGGGCGGCGACGCGAGAACCCGAGTCGCGCTTCTCCGGTCGGCCCGTGGTCTCCGTCTCCAGCGACGGCGGGTTCGGCCAGTACCTGAGCGAGTTCACGACGGCGGTGAAGTACGAGATGGACCTCACGCACGTCTTGCTCAACGACGACGAACTCGGGAAGATCAGCAAGGAGCAGCGCACGGGCGGGTGGGACGTCTGGCAGACCGACCTCGTCAACCCGGACTTCGCGGCCTTCGCGGAGAACTGCGGCGGTCACGGTGTCCGCGTCAAGAACGAAGACGACCTCGAAGCCGCGCTGGAAGAGGCGATCGCGTACGACGGCCCGGCGCTCGTCGAGATCCTCACCGACTCGGACCCAGTGTGA
- a CDS encoding ASCH domain-containing protein, translating into MAEIDADDILPNDRVQQSVRDGEITQLTRGASNRYASEGDTFEIDGEAFEVTSVERRTLGEFTDADARREGSESLAAYKERMKRVHPGDFEWDDSDEVLTYRFARSE; encoded by the coding sequence ATGGCGGAGATCGACGCCGACGACATCCTGCCCAACGACCGCGTCCAGCAGTCCGTCCGCGACGGAGAGATCACCCAGTTGACCCGCGGGGCGAGCAACCGGTACGCGAGCGAGGGCGACACCTTCGAGATCGACGGCGAGGCGTTCGAGGTGACGAGCGTCGAGCGGCGGACGCTCGGCGAGTTCACCGACGCCGACGCGCGGCGCGAGGGATCGGAGTCGCTCGCGGCGTACAAGGAGCGAATGAAGCGAGTCCACCCGGGCGACTTCGAGTGGGACGACAGCGACGAGGTGCTGACCTACCGGTTCGCACGGAGCGAGTGA
- a CDS encoding DUF3179 domain-containing protein, with translation MNVRSVLPRDAIPSIDDPTFGRGYVGEDDDEVIVVDDASPARAYPVRILSYHEIVNDAVGGRPIAVTWCPICWSAAVYDRTVDGRTLTFGTSGKLADDALVMYDRETGTEWQQTTGRAIAGELEGERLRTLAAPITTWERFAAEYPDGVVLQPVRGGEAEPGRSARDAYDIRSYDMGPYERYARSDEFGLYGMRGEGRKRTWDRKDVDAKTVVLGVERDDEAVGYPIDHLEAVGGVVTDSVGGLDVVVFAADGRGGVFEDPGFAFETSPGTVRGDGATWDPTTGRSSDGRWLDRVPARRLFAFAWQDAHGPDSFAGT, from the coding sequence ATGAACGTCAGATCCGTCCTCCCGAGAGACGCGATTCCGAGTATCGACGACCCGACGTTCGGCCGGGGTTACGTCGGCGAGGACGACGACGAGGTCATCGTCGTCGACGACGCGTCGCCGGCGCGCGCGTACCCGGTCCGGATCCTCAGTTACCACGAGATCGTCAACGACGCCGTCGGCGGGCGACCGATCGCCGTGACTTGGTGTCCGATCTGCTGGAGCGCGGCGGTCTACGACCGGACCGTCGACGGCCGGACGCTGACGTTCGGGACGTCGGGAAAGCTCGCCGACGACGCCCTGGTGATGTACGACCGGGAGACGGGCACGGAGTGGCAGCAGACGACCGGAAGGGCGATCGCCGGCGAACTGGAGGGAGAACGGCTACGAACGCTCGCGGCGCCGATCACGACCTGGGAGCGCTTCGCGGCGGAGTACCCCGACGGCGTGGTCCTCCAGCCGGTCCGCGGGGGCGAGGCGGAGCCCGGCCGATCCGCCCGGGACGCCTACGACATACGCTCGTACGATATGGGACCGTACGAGCGCTACGCCCGGAGCGACGAGTTCGGCCTCTACGGGATGCGCGGCGAGGGCCGAAAGCGGACTTGGGACCGAAAGGACGTGGACGCGAAAACGGTCGTTCTCGGCGTCGAACGCGACGACGAGGCGGTAGGCTATCCGATCGATCATCTCGAAGCCGTCGGGGGCGTCGTCACAGATTCGGTGGGCGGTCTCGACGTGGTGGTGTTCGCCGCGGACGGACGCGGCGGGGTCTTCGAGGATCCGGGATTCGCCTTCGAGACCTCCCCGGGGACGGTCCGCGGCGACGGTGCGACGTGGGACCCGACCACGGGGCGGAGCTCCGACGGGCGGTGGCTGGACCGGGTCCCCGCGCGGCGGCTGTTCGCGTTCGCCTGGCAGGACGCACACGGCCCGGATTCGTTCGCCGGAACCTGA